TCTATTAATGAACCGTTAATACTTGATGGCGTAGCAGTCATCTCAATAATTAAAGTGGGATTTATTTCATCGATGACTTCTTTCGCCTTTTCAGCTTTTGCAGTTCTATGACTTTCATCAATAATGAGAATTATCTCTCTATCTTCTTCACGAGTATTACTGACTACAGATTTTAAATTTTTATCTAATTCGTTTTCAAGTCGAAAAGAATTATTTTTTTTAATTAAGCTATCCCAATTAATAAATACAATTTCGTTTTCTTCTATTAAATTATTTTGTAAATCATCAATAGTTATACATTCAAGCAATTTCTCATCTTCTAAATATCGAGTTAAACTTTCTCTACTTTGTTCGTGTAAAGAATTAACTGACAGCCAAATGAAGGAATAAGATTTATCAGCTTGTTCTTTAACAAGTTTAGTTAATGATTGAGAAATCATATAAGTTTTACCTGAACCAGTTGGTGCTTTGAAAACTATAGTTCCTTGTTCTCTATACTCATCATTTAATAATTTAATTGCAGTATCTGTAAGCTCATTCACATATTCCTGCTGATATGGTATGTGTTTCATTTATTCTTAAGTTTTGCAATTTTACGATAAACGTTAAGTATCACTTCTGGAATAGGTTTAACTTTAAATTTTTTATTCAAATTTTCAAAATCTTCTTCCATATAATTATGGTCATAACTGAATACATAAATTACTATTTTTCTTATATCCTTCAGCTTATTTAAAGCCATACAGCATTCTTCAATAAAATCTTCATCGTAAATAATTGCAGTATGTTGGTTTGTATTTTTGAAAATTGCGAACTTACTTTCTTTTGAATTATCCAAGACAACGTCAAAAGTATTCTCTGAAATACAGAGTAATTCTGTACTTTTCGCAACCAAATTTCGTTTATCATTGTCGGTTAAAACAAATGGTACATAATCTGTTTTGAAGTATTTTAAATTTGCTGGAATACCTTCAATTTCATTATAACCATCAATAACTTTTTGTATTCTTGGATAGGTCACTTCTTCACAAATATTATTTTCATTATTTGTACAAAGAATAATTTGTCTTTGACCTCCATCCATTTTATTTAATTCGATGACCGCTTGACCAGTTGTTCCACTACCAGCAAAGAAGTCAAGAATTTTAGCATTCTTATTCCCTGTTATAAAAATGATATCCTTTATTAATTCTAAAGGTTTTGGATTATTAAAAGCCTCATAACCTAATATTGCTTTCAGTTGATTTGTACCGTTACCGCTACTATATTCTGGACGATATAAAACCGATTTGGGTTTTTTTGATGGTAAATCTCCTAATTTTGGTCTTTGTTTTTTGTTTAAAGTAATTCCATTTTTTGTACGTGAGACTATAATATCGTTTATGTGAGTTCTAAATTTATGCTCAAAACCCCAAGTCCACCTCAAAAGTTGTTTTTTTGAATTAATAGGAAGAACAACTTCATATCCTTTTTTAGAATATTTTTTTATTAAGCTGTCAACATATTCATCATTAAATGTGTTTGATTCCTTGTCAAAAATTCTATTGTATTCCTTTTCTTTTATTAAGCTAACTTTATCTTTTTTTACCAAAAGTGGAAAATACATTTGTTCTCTATCTTCTCGAAATTTTTCTTTTCCATCTGCTAAAATTCCACGTCCTTTTTTATAAGGACCAATTTCGTCTGTAAGCCACTCATCATCTGAATCTTCTTCAATATTAAATTCTAAAATTGATGCTTGTGTTTTAGATTTAGCATAAAATAGTGTGTATTCGTGAGTTCCTGCAAAACCAAATTGGTCTTGGTTTCCTTTATGGTTCATAATTGTCGGAACTGTCGCTATATGATTTAGTTCGCCAAATATTTTATCGCAGAGAAGTTTTAGGTTAAAAACCTCGTTGTCATCAATTGATATAGCTATTACACCAGAATTTTTTAAAAGATTTTTAGCTAAACGTAATCGTTTATTCATAAAAGAAAGCCAAGTACTATGCCTGAATCTATCTTCTTGTTTTATGAATCTATCATTATATCTAAAATCAGTTTTTCCCTTTTTATCGGTTTTTCCTGTGTTATATGGTGGGTCAATATAAATAACATCAATACCTTTTTTGTGAGTAAAATTAAGTGTGTATAAAGTATGATAATTATCTCCTTCAAATATGAAGTGCGTAGGTTTTTTAGTGTCTTTTTTTATTTCTCGTTTTTTATCCTCAACTAAAACTGGCAATTCTTTTTCACATTTGTCTGCTATTCTCTCGGGCTTATCTTCCCATACCAATCCATAACCTTTTTTTTCAAGTCTTTCTAATTTGGCAATTAGTTGTTGTTTAGAATAATTTTCGTATTTGGTTTTCGCCATTTAGGTTATTTCGGTTTTGTTTTTTTACGGCACTAAAAATAATTAATTCAAATTGAGCGTTGGCAAAAAACAGCTCTTTTATTTTTAAGCGTTGGTAGTTCGCGCTGGAAAAAATAAATGTGCTGTTTGTGCGTTTGGCTTTTTTAGTTCAAATGTTCAATTTTAGCACGATTTTTTGCATTACACACAACGTGTTCGTGTATGGTTAGTTGCGTTGGCTAGCAACTAAATTAGTAAAAGAAAACGAACCAGAGGAAAATCCGTAGGATTTTCCGAGTACACACAAACTAGCAATTGGCTATACACGTTGTTGTACGCAGGTTTTTATTTTTTCGATTCTCTGTATTTATATTTTCCATTCTTAAAAACTAAAAAGTGAGACATACTTAAAATATCTCTATTCCCTTTAATCTTTGTAATTAAGTACCATTCTTCGTTGTCAGAAGTCGTTAGTGGATTATTCCAATCAACTTCAATGAATTCAGGTTGTTGTTTTTGAACTTCGGTTATGTTTAGTTCAGCCTCAATATTGTCAACCCATTCTATTGTATCATTGTAGTAATCTTTGCAACTAACAATAACTACAATTAAGAATAAAAAGATAAAATTCTTAAGGATACTAAATTTCATTCCAATCTATTATTTTTTATCAGCGAGTCCATTTCCGCTTGATATTTTTCTCGCCAGTCTTTTCCGTTTCTTTTATTCAGATACTTTTCAATTTCTGCGTTATAAGCTTCAATTCCGCGAATAGTTGGTCCAGTTTGGTTACAGCTTGTATAATGTTCGTGAAATCCATACTCTTCTTTCAGTCCAATACAAGGAACTCCGCAAGGATGTAAAGGTGGTTCAGTTGTTACAATTCTTGCAGAATTTCTCCAACCGTCAATCTTTGCAGTCAAATAATTAAATCGGTTAAAAAGTCCGAATTGCCAAAATAAAATTCCGACTAATAAGAGTCCAATTCCGATTGTTATTTTCTTTTTGCGTTTCATTGTTCAACTTGCGTACAACGGACTTGTGTATGAAACGTAGCGTGCAAAAAGGCACTAACATTTCGGGTTAACACAGAGCCGAATTTTTATATTTTGTTTTTAATTTTTCTCTTTTTAAAAGCCAAATTAAAAATTTGGCGGACTTTCTAAATATACACAACCCTTTCGTTTAAGCTCTTATTAGCTATGTTTTATACACCGTGTTGTGCGCTAGCTTTTTTTAATCAGATTGATGAATCCAATACAATTTTCCATTTTTATATGTTATAATTCCACCACCAGCTTCTTCTTTTCCAACATATATACTTGGTCGTTCCAAATTCACAGTTTTGTCTCCAATTAATTCTCCATCCTCGACTATAATCTCAAAAGTTTCCTTATCATAGACAACACACCACAAGTTAACCCAGCCAATAGCATTTGGAAATCCTTTATATTCTTCTTTTCCACAGCCTATTGAAATTGGATTCTGTCCTTTTTCCTCAATTATCAACTTAGGGCAGTCTTTTTTGTCAAAGTATACTCGTTCTAAAATTCCGTTTCCATTTAGGTCAATACTTATTGTATCGGTAATACGATATTCTTTATATTTTTTAAATTCAAAAAACTCAGGATGTGTCCAATTACCGGTCGTATTTTTTTCAGCATTCAATGATTCTTTCTCTACTTTGGTCAGCTCTATTTTTTCCTTAACTGCCTTAGTTTCGATATTAGGTTTTACTTCTTTAATTTCAGTTTTAGTGTTCTCGTTTTCTTTGTTTTTACAACTAAAAAATATGAGTGATATTAAAATCAGAAAGAAATAGTTTTTCATTTAGTTCAATTTTTCGGGCTTGCGCACAACGACTCGGCTATGGTTAGTACGGGAATTAAAATTACTGAATTTCCGATTAAGCACTTAGCCAAAACTTTTTATTTTGTTTTATCTTTTCATTTTTAAAGCCAAATCAAAAGATTTGGCGGACTTTATAAAAATACACTAAACTTTGGGTTAAGCAACAAAACCCGTATTAATTATAGCCATTGTTGCCAGTAGTTTTTTGTCCGTTTAATAAAAATCATAATATAAGCTCCATTCATTTGTTTGGTCATTTTTTGCAAACATTAAACTTCCGCTGTCAATTACATTTAGGTTTATTTTTTCGTCAGATGAAATTTGAAATACAAACTCAAATCCGTTTCCAAATCCTTCGTCTATACCAATTCCAGGTTGACAAAAAGATGGAAATCCACCAATTTTGTGCTCATATTGATGAAAGTCAGCTATGTCATAATAGTCTTCAATTTCTCCATTGTTTTCAAGTTCAAGTATTTCATCTTCTGTTTCGGATGACAAACCTCCACCATCCCAAATTGGACAATCCTGCTTTTTTTCCGCTTTTAAAGGAAATTGCTTTATTAAAGATTTTGGGTTTGATAAATCTTTAATAGTGATATTTTCTAAGTTTTCGTATTCTCTTATTAACCAATTTTCTCCCATTTTCTCAAAGCATTCTGGATATTCATTTGAGATAAAAACTGTCAATATTTTTGTGTTTGATATTTTAGGATGAATAAAAGGTAAATTCGGAATGTAAATTTGAGCTAAGGGAAACATTAATTCTCCGTTTTTGTCGGTCGGAATAGTTTCCTCAGATTTGTAAGCGGAAACCTTTCCAATCCAACTTTCTTTAATTGTATTTTCAGGTCTAAATCCACCAACTGTAAAAACGGTAGTGTCTTTAGAAATTTTGTCTTTTACTTCCTTAATTGTCAATTTCGTTCGTTTTTTTTAAATTACTGGCAACGTGTTTGTGTATGGTTAGTTGCGTGTTTAAGCAACTAATTTAGTAAACAAAAACGAACGCGAGAAAATTCCGAAGGAATTTTCCAAATAGGCAACGACCAAAGCAATTAATTATACACGTTGTTGGCATTAGTTTTTCTTTTTACATATTCTGAAACTAATTTCTTGCTATTTCTCGATGTTACCATACAACCTTCCAATGTTACTATTGTAGGTAATTCAGAGTAAACTTTGTCAATCCAATTATCAATTAATTCAGAGTTTTTAAATTCAGATTTGTTTTTCATATAATGTTCAAATGCCATTAGTCTTGTGCTCGGATTCTTGCTATACATAAGAGTTTGACAAATTTCTGATGACATACTTTTACTTTCCTTTGAGAATATTGCTCTATTTGTAAAAATACTATTTGCTTCGCCACCATAATAACCATATCTCGTTCCTGAAAATGGTGTCATTAGAAAGCGTAAATTTTCGTTTAGAACAAAATCCGACTTTATATCCATTAAAGGATTTTCCATTTCTTCAATATTGTAATATCGATTGTATATTCTATTGTCCTCTATTTTAAAAATTCCTGAATATAGATTTAGATAACGTTCTGTCAATAATTTATTTCTTGGTATTTGCGGTGAGAGTTCATAGGAAATAATTTGCCCATCTTTTAAAAGCACGTTATAAAAGATACTAACATAGCCTTTTCCCATACTAGCTTCAATTTGTTCGTATCCAAATCCTAAATTAGTTTTCCTATCTTTTTTGTCTATTTTAAAAATGTCGACAATATTCCTTTCGTCTTTTTTCAAAACCTTTTTTAAATCTGATAAGAAAAGAGAATCCTCTTTGACCCAACTTTCATTAATAGAATCTAATTCATAAGGGTCTATATATTCCGATATTAGTTTGCTATTAAAATCAGTCGTTACATTCAGCTCATCCCTTTTGCAAGACACTAATAGTGCGAAAATCAAAATGTATATATGTTTGAATTTCATTCGGTTCAAATTAATGCCAACGTGTATGTGTATGATTAGTTGCGTTTTTAAGCACGTAATTTAGCAAATAAAAACCGAATAGAATATTCCGCAGGAATATTCGCAAGTAGGCAAGAACCAAGCAATTAATTATACACGGTGTTCTACGCAGTTTTTATTCTTTTCAAATTGTTCATCTGTTGTTCAAATCCTTGAAATTTAGTATTTATGTCTGGTGTATAATTCCTAGAAGTCCATTCTTGATACAATTCTAAATAATCATCCATTACGTTCGTTCCATTTATTTTGTCAGTCCAT
This DNA window, taken from Winogradskyella sp. PC-19, encodes the following:
- a CDS encoding site-specific DNA-methyltransferase, producing MAKTKYENYSKQQLIAKLERLEKKGYGLVWEDKPERIADKCEKELPVLVEDKKREIKKDTKKPTHFIFEGDNYHTLYTLNFTHKKGIDVIYIDPPYNTGKTDKKGKTDFRYNDRFIKQEDRFRHSTWLSFMNKRLRLAKNLLKNSGVIAISIDDNEVFNLKLLCDKIFGELNHIATVPTIMNHKGNQDQFGFAGTHEYTLFYAKSKTQASILEFNIEEDSDDEWLTDEIGPYKKGRGILADGKEKFREDREQMYFPLLVKKDKVSLIKEKEYNRIFDKESNTFNDEYVDSLIKKYSKKGYEVVLPINSKKQLLRWTWGFEHKFRTHINDIIVSRTKNGITLNKKQRPKLGDLPSKKPKSVLYRPEYSSGNGTNQLKAILGYEAFNNPKPLELIKDIIFITGNKNAKILDFFAGSGTTGQAVIELNKMDGGQRQIILCTNNENNICEEVTYPRIQKVIDGYNEIEGIPANLKYFKTDYVPFVLTDNDKRNLVAKSTELLCISENTFDVVLDNSKESKFAIFKNTNQHTAIIYDEDFIEECCMALNKLKDIRKIVIYVFSYDHNYMEEDFENLNKKFKVKPIPEVILNVYRKIAKLKNK
- a CDS encoding DUF1963 domain-containing protein, with product MTIKEVKDKISKDTTVFTVGGFRPENTIKESWIGKVSAYKSEETIPTDKNGELMFPLAQIYIPNLPFIHPKISNTKILTVFISNEYPECFEKMGENWLIREYENLENITIKDLSNPKSLIKQFPLKAEKKQDCPIWDGGGLSSETEDEILELENNGEIEDYYDIADFHQYEHKIGGFPSFCQPGIGIDEGFGNGFEFVFQISSDEKINLNVIDSGSLMFAKNDQTNEWSLYYDFY